CCCCTCTTAGGAGTCCTTAATATCGCTGACGCCCGCACAGAAGGAGAGACTGTTTTTATTACTCACTATGTGTTATTTGAGTAACTCTTACGCCTCCCTATGTGTATCTACGAATAATTTGAGAGTGTTTTGTAGAGTTAGGCTAAGTGATGAAACAACACTGAGTGATACTGAGACGTGTGCTCCCCTCGAGATGTGCTCCACCTGCCTCTTATATAGATGTGAGAAATGCTCCCGGAGATATGGTTAATCCTGACCCTAAGGCtctttctcaccctctctgtAGCTATAGGCCTACACTTCCTGACCCTCTAATCCTTTAGGCCTATCTGTTTAAGGGGCATTGGCCAAATTGGCACTGTCCTGGGAAGAAAATTCTGAAGCTTGTCAGTCAGCATTTTTCCCCCACTTATTTGTTGTCTTTTACAGGCTACATTCCATCACTTGGGGTAATCCTCCGAACCACAGAAAAGACTGTGTGGGCAAATGAATTTGAACGTAAGTCACTGAAACACTGACTCATTCTCTCAGAATTATTTTTCTTCtattgcctgtctgtctgccagtgttTTAATATCGTAGTATCACGGTTTTCTTTCCAGCTATTGAGTTGACCTGCTTGATAGAGTCCATCTCAACAAACAACCCCAGAATCGAATGGAAGAAAATCCAAAACGGCGTCCCTAGTTATGTGTACTTTCAAAATCAAATTTCGGgtaagattattattttttaagcaCTTTACCAACACCATATTGGCCTCAGAACTGTGTTATTATTCTCTGTAAGTGAAATGAGAAGTTGGAGTGTGTTTTTGCCTCTCTGTTAGGGGACTTGGAGCACAGAGCCCAGCTGATCCAGCCGGCCAACCTACTGATCCTGAACACCAGCCGTGCAGACACTGCAGAGTATCGCTGTGAGGTCGCTGCCATTGATGACCACAAACACTTTGATGAAATTCTAATCAGTCTTGCTGTCAGGGGTGAGGTCGTATTGTCATATTCCGTGTCACTTAACCAATGCAGAGCTCACACCTTGTCATTAGCCTGAGATATATGTGTGTCTGCTGGTCAATCTCAGTATAGGCCTAGTCAGTGTTAGGTGTGTTGTTGACAGACATTTTAAGCCTGTAGTAGAGTTTGCTGTGTTTATTCAGTGTTGTCTATTTCTAAGTAAAGACTGTGTTATGTGCTCTCTCTCTAAAACACTGTTCTGTGGGTGCCGTAGTATGGCCTCTGCCCTTTgcctatgtgtatgtgtgtcttccGGAGCAGTTGGGATAAAGCGGAAGTCGAATTCCAGTTGGACCTTTGTGTACAATTAGacaaatatttgtatttgtcttcTTCTGTCTGTGCAGTAAAGCCTGTGGTGCCCAGGTGCAGTGTGCCTGTGGCGGTGACTGTTGGCACGTCCTCTGAGCTGCACTGCCTGGAGAACGAGGGCTTCCCTGCCTCACAGTACCGCTGGTTCCACAACAACGAGGAGCTTCCCCAGGACCCAAAGAGCAGCCCCAAGTTTATCAACTCTACCTACTCCATTAACGCTGACACGGGTGGTCTGGTAAGGAATCAATAGGACTGGGAGGTCGAACGGAAACTAGATATATGAATCCAACTGTTGGATGATGTTAGTACAAGAGAAAAGTTGTATGATGTATTGGGGTTGATTTTGGCGTTTTTCCCTGCAGAAATTCCGCCGGATGAGGAAGGAGGATGCGGGGGAGTATTACTGCCAGGCAAAGAATGAAGCTGGACATGCACAGTGTCCCACGCAGCTGATGGAAGTCTGTGAGTAGGCCATGCTGCACTAAACACCCAACTGACATTCTTACTGCGGCTATGTATTGTGTTTAAATATCTCAGTGTGTCATACCGCTGCCACACTGAACATACCATTGTGCGTTACCAAACCTGCTAGTGAGTCACATGCATCTACTCTGGTGCACATAAGTCATAGCGGTTGACATGGACATGCATTCCAAGGTCATTAAGTCAGGGTTCCCAAACTGGCGGCCCGTGGGCCGAATTATTATGTTTTAGACAAATATTATATCTgattgggcttcttgcagtcaatttgcagtctacaaattatttgtaattatgttccggcccctcTCCATCCGCTCAcgaaaaataattttaaaaaagacATACCGCGGCTGCTTTAAGTTGTTTAAATTTGGGTTTATGTCACCCAGATCTCATTTCAAAATGCCCTGTTTGTATTTTCAGATGATATCGACATTGTGGGGATTTTTCTGAAGGTGTTGGCGGCATTGGCTGGATTCATTATTGTGATGGTGGGGGTTTGTCATGCACACAAACATGGCTGCTTCTCCTCCGGCAAGGATCACACAGGAACCAAGTGAGTAGGGCTATGTAGTTTCAAGTTTCAaagtttatttgccacatgcacaggatacaacaggtgtaaaacagtacagtgaaattcttaccttgagagctctttccaacaatgcagtgatgataataatagtaatatagataataatagaaaatatgattaaaaattaaataaaaaaattaacccAAGAAGTACGATATAGGTTGAATGTACTGTACTGGGCTTTTAAAGCTAAATGGACCAGTTTAATAGAGACATGCCATGTGCTGTGAATTGCTTAGTAAGTCTTTATGTGGAAATTAAGGATTTATTGTGTGTTTTTAGCTACAAACTTCCAGCgcaggatgatggtgttgactATGCTGAAGCAGATGAGGTGAATAAACTTCACTTAATTGTGTtttctatattctatattattATTGAGCTAAAATGTAATCATAATGTATTATTAAAAATgacaaacaaaaataaatatcAACTGCAGGTCGACATATATTTTTTGATAATTTATATTCCCATTTCCATCAGGGTCACTTCCGCCACAAATCATCATTTATCATTTGACATCTGAAGAGGAGACACACTGAAGTCAAAGGCGTATCAAATCCCATAATGGGGCTTTGTGTGAGAAATTTGAGCTGTAACATTACACATGAACCTACAAGCTTGCCAAAGTTATCATCAGGAAAAATATCAATCATTATTTCAATTTTGCTTTCTGATAGGCAATTGCAAAATCATGCCCCATGTTAGTACACtgtttacttttttttttgtagCACAAATGTCTTGTCCTCAAGTCTTTACTGTAACTACAACTACAGTACGATTTAAAGCTTTGACTTTTGAACTTCCACCAACATGTTCATCTTAACTGATAATAATAACTGATGCTGGAACATTCACCCATACTGTTTTTAGACAATGTTTTGTACATCCTAAAATGTCTACAAAGTACAACAAACCTGTTTTAAAAAAACAGTCTTGCATAACCTCTGAATGCAAGCTAGACTAGTTTATGTTAATATGAAGGTAGGTTGTGtcaatatttatatatacatacagacagacagacaatgagTGGGGCATGTATAAAAAGCTGATAATCTGTTACATGCAGAGTCAAGGGGCACAATGAAACTGTCTATTGTGCTTAAAAAAGCCAACTAACTTTATTCTCTGCGTTCAGAATAACTAAGAAACATATTAAAGTTATACAGTATAATGCTGCAAGTTCAAATGTATTATTATGATTAGATCAAGTAATTATGATTTTTTCAGAGTGCCGCGTCTGTGTATAAGTGACCTTCTGTGCTTACTAATTACTTATTTTATGAATATTGGACATATTGTCCAGTTTTGACTCAGAATTAACTGTATTTTCTTTATGAACACAATATACAATATTAATGGATGTACAGGCAATAAAACTTTGTTAGAAACAAATGTCTACACATACATTTTTATCAGTAACAATACATAAGTATTAAACATGTTTCAAATTGAAATTGTTAAATGACTTTTTGAAACATTGATATGGTTATTTTTTAATTTATATACTTTGTAAAATAACACTACTCAGGAACTGTTGTAAAATGTGAATTGTTGATTCGTTGTAGTGCAAGTAATGGATTCTGTTATGCTTACTTCATTTTgtcaataaatacataaataacatTAGTAACTGTATTTACTGTATTGTTGGGactttttatttgcaaattactacagaaGAGttgaacttttattttgaaaaatAATGCAGTCAACCAGACAACCCCGGAAGTGCAACAACATAGGAAATGATTGCTTGCAACATTATGCTATTTCAGGAAAGATACAATTGAACAGTTTAACGCGAATAACATTCTAAAGGAAACAATCAAGGCTCACCACATTGTTAATCGGTGTCGATGAATGACGTATACATCTTGAGTTCGAGGGAAACGCAACAACCTTCAGTGTTTGGGGATATCACCATGCGACATGTTTTGTAGTATTTAGGCTTCATCGATAGGGATACGAAGACATGGTGCTGTATGTAATTGAATTCAATTGAATTTGAGAATAAATATAAAGGTAAAATAACGCTAACGTTTGCATATTTTTCCAGACCTCCCATCTGCATGCGCAGACTAGAAGCAGAATTACTACCTTTGTGATCATTGCTGGTAACAAACAAGTTAGTGTTTTTGCACTTTCCGTCATTTCGAATGAACGACTGAATTCACTTCAGTAAGAAATAGGTCACACTGAAAGTGTCACCTAAATTGGTCTTAAAAGATCTGTTCAGATCCGATCAATCTTAACCTTGTTCCTAAAACGACACAGAAAAGAACACAAGCATGAGTTTCTTCAGTTTTGGCCAAAGTGCagaaattgatgtagttctgacTGATGCTGAGACGAGAAAGAAGGCTGAACATAAGACTGAAGATGGGAAGAAGGACAAATATTTCCTATTTTATGACGGGGAGACTGTGGCTGGAAAGGTCAACGTTACACTGAAGAACCCTGGGAAAAGACTGGAACATCAAGGGATCAAAATCGAATTTGTAGGCCAAATTGGTGAGTGTTCTTCTTAGTTTAATGCAGTGGCATCTATTCCAAACGAATCATAATAAATACAATGGCCCCTTATGTTGGACTTTTTGATCAACAACAGTAGTGTCATATGTGCCAATAGGCCTAGATGCATTCTTCTATGAGATATTGATTCTGTTGCGATGTCTTTCTTTGAATGTCTGAAGTGTATACCTGTCCTTCCTTCACAGAGCTGTACTACGACAGGGGAAACCATCATGAGTTTGTCTCCCTGGTGAAAGATCTGGCAAGGCCTGGTGAGCTTACTCAGTCACAGACCTTCGACTTTGAGTTCACCCATGTTGAGAAGCCCTATGAGTCCTACACAGGCCAGAATGTGAAGCTAAGGTAAGGAAACATGCAGCCTGAACATTCTCTGCCAAAATAACTATTACTTTATGGCTCACTCTTTAACCCGAGTTCCCCTTTGACCCGTCGGTCACATGCCTAGCACTACTTCCTCAGCAAGAGTAATGTTTGTGGGCTTCACATGCTCAATGTCTTGCATTACACACACAAATCATGATTACTGGTTATGATCATGACCATCTTCTTTTATAGCCTCAGGATGCAATGAGGATATGTTGTTGGATGACATCTGTTGAGATTAGAGGTTTGCTCAGTGTCTGTTGGTTGTACTTGCAGGTATTTTCTGCGCGCTACGGTGAGCAGGAGACTGAATGACATCAGTAAAGAGATGGATATCGTGGTGCACACACTCAGCACGTACCCAGAGCTCAACTCGTCAATAAAAATGGAAGTTGGGATCGAAGACTGTCTCCACATTGAGTTTGAGTACAACAAATCCAAGTAAAACTGAAAGAGATTAATTTCTTCAATACCCTCAATCACCTCAATTTTTTACTCAATTTACAAAATAACACCACTCCTAGTCACAGGAACATGCAGAAATCATTGTAGCTTAGAACCTTTCCTTTGACTAATTGTCTTTGTGGCAGAGCAGCCCTGTGACGATCTCTCCTGTCTTCCACAGGTACCACCTGAAAGACGTCATTGTGGGTAAGATCTACTTCCTGCTGGTGCGGATTAAGATCAAGCACATGGAGATTGACATCATCAAACGGGAGACAACTGGCACCGGTCCTAGTGTATACCATGAAAATGACACCATTGCCAAATATGAGATCATGGATGGAGCTCCTGTCCGAGGTAAAGGATATAGTGAAGTAGATTGTATGCTTTTGAAAATGGCAATGCTCAAACTACCTATCAGGTCTGACTGAGTGTTTTAATTATGTTTAAGGAGAGTCAATTCCAATCCGGTTGTTTCTGGCTGGCTATGAGATGACCCCTACCATGCGAGACATCAATAAGAAGTTCTCTGTGCGTTACTACCTTAACCTGGTGCTGATTGATGAGGAGGAGAGACGCTACTTCAAACAACAGGTACAGAACAGTAGCTTCTGATGTTTAACTGTTAGCAGTGATCCCAGATGAAATGGTGTGCCCTTAGAGGGAATGTATCAGGTGTCAGGTTCAACATGGTGTATCCACTGTTCACTGTGCTGCACATTATATATTGCATTCCTATCTAGCAGTAAATGTGTCCCTATGGAAATGCTTTAGTGATTAAGACAATGAGCTCATGACCACTTCCTTCTCCACCAGGAAATCACACTGTGGAGGAAAGGGGATGTGGTGAGGAAGAGCATGTCGACCCAGGCCACCATCGGAGCCCAGCGGTTCGAGGGCTCAGCCAGTTCGGAGAGTGCTCTGGAGAAGGCGGCGAGGGAGGACAGCGGCTAAAGCTGCCTCCACTCATTCTCCTCACAAAGACTGGCAGTGTCTGCGGAAAAGTAGTGGGGGGCACCTGTCAGCTCACATGATCACTGATAAAGTAGCCCTCTGTTTATTAGGGCTGCTGAATAAAGGGATAAAGGAAGGATGAAGGGAAGTGAAAAAGAAGCCTGCATGAGGCATTACAGGGGCCTAAAATTCCGCTGCAGGTCAACTCCCTCATCATCAACACACATATCCAGTGAAAGTAAAGCCGGCCACTTGATACCTTAAAAATtgaatattataaactgggtggttcgagccctgaatgcttatTGGCTGAccgccatggtatatcagaccgtataccatgggtatgacaaaacatttt
The DNA window shown above is from Coregonus clupeaformis isolate EN_2021a chromosome 6, ASM2061545v1, whole genome shotgun sequence and carries:
- the LOC121568395 gene encoding junctional adhesion molecule 3B, which translates into the protein MALQRLTAFFILYLIFGYIPSLGVILRTTEKTVWANEFEPIELTCLIESISTNNPRIEWKKIQNGVPSYVYFQNQISGDLEHRAQLIQPANLLILNTSRADTAEYRCEVAAIDDHKHFDEILISLAVRVKPVVPRCSVPVAVTVGTSSELHCLENEGFPASQYRWFHNNEELPQDPKSSPKFINSTYSINADTGGLKFRRMRKEDAGEYYCQAKNEAGHAQCPTQLMEVYDIDIVGIFLKVLAALAGFIIVMVGVCHAHKHGCFSSGKDHTGTNYKLPAQDDGVDYAEADEGHFRHKSSFII
- the LOC121568396 gene encoding vacuolar protein sorting-associated protein 26B-like gives rise to the protein MSFFSFGQSAEIDVVLTDAETRKKAEHKTEDGKKDKYFLFYDGETVAGKVNVTLKNPGKRLEHQGIKIEFVGQIELYYDRGNHHEFVSLVKDLARPGELTQSQTFDFEFTHVEKPYESYTGQNVKLRYFLRATVSRRLNDISKEMDIVVHTLSTYPELNSSIKMEVGIEDCLHIEFEYNKSKYHLKDVIVGKIYFLLVRIKIKHMEIDIIKRETTGTGPSVYHENDTIAKYEIMDGAPVRGESIPIRLFLAGYEMTPTMRDINKKFSVRYYLNLVLIDEEERRYFKQQEITLWRKGDVVRKSMSTQATIGAQRFEGSASSESALEKAAREDSG